In Bacteroidales bacterium, a single window of DNA contains:
- a CDS encoding GNAT family N-acetyltransferase — protein sequence MNYKLRAWKISDIESVVRHANNYNVAKWLTNQFPYPYDETDAEAFINSVLNDSPQRVFAIEINNEAVGSIGIFPQSDIHEKSAEIGYWLSEKYWGNGIMPKAIEEIVNYGFKTFDIVRIFARPFYTNKGSQRVLEKAGFEQEARLKKALYKNGEFSDELIYVKLKE from the coding sequence ATGAATTATAAACTGAGGGCTTGGAAAATATCAGATATTGAAAGTGTCGTCAGGCATGCAAATAACTATAACGTCGCCAAATGGTTGACGAATCAATTTCCATATCCTTATGACGAAACAGACGCTGAGGCATTTATCAATTCCGTATTGAACGATAGTCCGCAAAGAGTTTTCGCAATTGAAATAAATAATGAAGCAGTCGGCTCTATTGGTATTTTTCCGCAATCTGACATTCATGAAAAGAGTGCCGAAATAGGTTACTGGTTGTCGGAAAAATATTGGGGAAACGGTATTATGCCGAAAGCGATAGAGGAAATTGTTAATTACGGATTTAAAACTTTTGATATCGTAAGAATTTTTGCTCGTCCGTTTTATACAAATAAGGGTTCACAACGAGTATTGGAGAAGGCAGGATTTGAGCAGGAAGCAAGATTAAAGAAAGCTTTGTATAAGAATGGCGAGTTTTCGGATGAATTAATTTATGTGAAATTGAAAGAATAA